In Mesorhizobium sp. 113-3-3, a genomic segment contains:
- a CDS encoding amidase — translation MSVERLLWEEDATGLAGLVRKGELSAIELTDAAIARAEATRPEINATAEPLYDAARARAKTMDRSLPLAGVPFAIKDLGIAIKGVPSHGGSRIPASVPDVNSVMTERYLAAGLIPIVTSTSPEYGLRLMTESKAFGITRNPWNTGHTSGGSSGGAAALVAAGVVPVAHASDGGGSIRVPSACTGLVGLKTSRGRVPLTPLVSESWYGMVVDHAVTRSVRDSALLLDLTHGPDPLSPYAARQPKGTFAAAAARDPGKLRLAVYRKSPLGLPISAETMKALDTAVALAREGGHTVEEIDLPFIGRDFLADFCRTVASAVAGMLRAETLRVGRPVTGDVERTTRILGRLGEMVSAGEIYAALQRLHAASRRMIEETAQYDAVLMPVIAHPPLPCGAMDPKGADELVENLLDKLHLTPLLKLKPLFGQLMDKSLLFTHWPAIHNVSGQPSIALPVHVTDAGLPLGIQAAGRPGDEETLLSFAAQMEKISGWLKRRAPLMVPS, via the coding sequence ATGTCGGTCGAACGGCTGTTGTGGGAAGAAGACGCGACCGGCCTCGCCGGCCTGGTGCGCAAGGGCGAACTTTCGGCGATCGAGCTGACCGACGCGGCGATCGCGCGCGCCGAGGCCACAAGGCCAGAAATCAATGCCACGGCCGAGCCGCTCTACGACGCCGCGCGGGCGCGGGCAAAAACCATGGACCGCTCGCTGCCGCTGGCCGGCGTGCCCTTCGCCATCAAGGATCTCGGCATCGCCATCAAGGGCGTGCCCTCGCATGGCGGCAGCCGCATTCCGGCCTCGGTGCCCGACGTCAATTCGGTGATGACCGAACGCTATCTCGCCGCCGGGCTGATCCCGATCGTCACCTCGACATCGCCGGAATACGGCCTGCGGCTGATGACCGAATCCAAGGCCTTCGGCATTACTCGCAATCCCTGGAACACCGGCCACACCAGCGGCGGCTCGTCGGGTGGTGCGGCGGCCCTGGTCGCTGCCGGCGTGGTGCCGGTGGCGCATGCCTCCGATGGCGGCGGCTCGATCCGCGTGCCTTCCGCATGCACGGGCCTGGTCGGCCTCAAGACCTCGCGCGGTCGCGTCCCGCTGACGCCGCTGGTCAGCGAAAGCTGGTACGGCATGGTGGTCGACCATGCCGTCACCCGCTCGGTGCGCGATAGCGCGTTGCTGCTCGATCTCACCCACGGTCCCGATCCGCTGTCGCCCTATGCCGCACGTCAGCCGAAGGGCACGTTTGCCGCCGCCGCCGCGCGCGATCCCGGCAAGCTCAGGCTCGCCGTCTACCGCAAGTCGCCGCTTGGCCTGCCGATCTCGGCCGAGACGATGAAGGCGCTGGACACCGCGGTGGCGCTGGCGCGCGAGGGCGGCCATACGGTCGAGGAGATCGACCTGCCCTTCATCGGCCGCGATTTCCTCGCGGATTTCTGCAGGACGGTTGCTTCGGCCGTCGCCGGCATGCTGCGGGCCGAAACGCTGCGCGTCGGCCGTCCCGTGACCGGCGACGTCGAGCGCACCACGCGGATCCTCGGCCGGTTGGGCGAAATGGTCTCGGCCGGCGAGATCTATGCCGCACTGCAGCGGCTGCACGCCGCCTCGCGCCGGATGATCGAGGAAACGGCGCAGTATGACGCCGTGCTGATGCCTGTCATCGCGCACCCGCCGCTCCCCTGTGGCGCCATGGATCCGAAAGGCGCCGACGAGCTGGTCGAAAACCTGCTCGACAAGCTTCATCTGACGCCCTTGCTGAAATTGAAGCCGCTGTTCGGCCAGCTGATGGACAAGAGCCTTCTGTTCACGCACTGGCCGGCGATCCACAATGTCAGCGGCCAGCCGTCGATCGCGCTGCCCGTCCATGTCACCGACGCCGGCCTGCCGCTCGGCATCCAGGCCGCAGGCCGTCCGGGCGACGAGGAGACGCTTTTGTCCTTCGCCGCGCAGATGGAGAAGATTTCGGGCTGGCTGAAACGGCGGGCGCCGCTGATGGTGCCGTCATGA
- a CDS encoding sigma-70 family RNA polymerase sigma factor, whose amino-acid sequence MTPQDITKLIVRTSMKDRAAFDLLYRQTSAKLFGVCLRVLNDRGDAEEALQEVFVKIWTKADRFAVSDLSPISWLAAIARNHAIDRVRARRKPAADIDAALDVADPAPGPEAMVVAGDESERIHHCLEELEKDRAAAVRGAYLKGESYAELAERHGVPLNTMRTWLRRSLMKLRECLER is encoded by the coding sequence ATGACGCCGCAGGACATCACCAAGCTGATCGTCCGGACTTCGATGAAGGATCGGGCCGCGTTCGATCTGCTCTACCGGCAGACCAGCGCGAAACTTTTCGGCGTATGCCTTCGTGTATTGAACGACCGGGGAGATGCTGAAGAAGCGCTGCAGGAAGTCTTCGTCAAGATATGGACGAAGGCGGATCGTTTCGCCGTCTCCGATCTCAGCCCGATCTCCTGGCTGGCGGCAATCGCCCGCAACCACGCGATCGATCGCGTCAGGGCGCGGCGCAAGCCTGCCGCCGATATCGATGCCGCGCTCGACGTGGCCGATCCGGCACCGGGACCTGAAGCGATGGTGGTGGCGGGCGACGAATCCGAGCGCATCCACCATTGTCTAGAGGAGCTGGAGAAGGACCGGGCGGCGGCCGTTCGGGGCGCTTATCTCAAGGGCGAAAGCTATGCCGAGCTGGCGGAGCGCCACGGCGTGCCGCTGAACACGATGCGTACCTGGCTGCGCCGCAGCCTGATGAAACTTAGAGAATGTCTGGAAAGATGA
- a CDS encoding anti-sigma factor has product MTLAEDNGPERGGDDLFAAEYVLGVLPVEERQIASRRIDTETDFARLVDGWEVHLSPLAAGYAEVEPPASVKAAVDRRLFSSTAQTSAAPSGGIWSSLAFWRGLAVAAVAALALYVVVPYVNRPAEQPQARLVASLAANGSDVKYLAVYDSERHDVSLSHVSGTLASGKDFELWMIEGKNAPVSMGVIPAGPTVHIGVSPATQQKLAQGAVLAVSLEPSGGSPTGQPTGPVVAAGDLKGI; this is encoded by the coding sequence ATGACACTGGCAGAGGACAATGGACCGGAACGTGGAGGCGACGACCTGTTCGCCGCCGAATACGTTCTCGGCGTTCTGCCGGTGGAAGAGCGGCAGATCGCATCCAGGCGCATCGACACCGAGACCGATTTCGCGCGGCTCGTCGATGGCTGGGAGGTTCACCTCTCGCCGCTGGCCGCCGGCTATGCGGAGGTCGAGCCGCCGGCCTCGGTGAAGGCGGCTGTCGATCGCCGGCTGTTCTCGAGCACCGCTCAAACCTCTGCCGCACCAAGCGGCGGAATTTGGTCCAGCCTCGCCTTCTGGCGCGGCCTCGCCGTCGCGGCTGTCGCTGCCCTGGCTCTCTACGTCGTCGTGCCTTATGTCAATCGGCCGGCTGAACAGCCGCAGGCGCGGCTTGTCGCCTCGCTGGCCGCCAACGGCAGCGATGTAAAATATCTCGCCGTCTATGATTCCGAGCGGCATGACGTCAGCCTTTCGCACGTTTCCGGCACGCTCGCTTCCGGCAAGGACTTCGAACTTTGGATGATCGAGGGCAAGAACGCTCCGGTCTCGATGGGCGTCATCCCGGCCGGCCCGACCGTGCATATCGGGGTCTCGCCCGCCACGCAGCAGAAGCTCGCCCAGGGCGCGGTGCTGGCCGTCAGCCTGGAGCCTTCAGGCGGTTCGCCGACCGGGCAGCCGACCGGACCGGTGGTTGCCGCTGGCGACCTCAAGGGCATCTGA
- a CDS encoding fasciclin domain-containing protein gives MRRYATLLLAGTIAVSALATVAYAENPMVGGAAMYAQKNIVENAVNSKDHTTLVAAVKAAGLVDTLQGAGPFTVFAPTNEAFAALPAGTVDTLLKPENKDKLTKILTCHVIGAKAMAADVASMAKADGGTHKVKTVGGCELSLKAEGGKVTVTDENGNVANVTIADVEQSNGVIHVIDKVLLPKM, from the coding sequence ATGCGTAGATACGCCACCCTTTTGCTTGCCGGTACGATCGCCGTTTCCGCGCTTGCCACCGTTGCCTATGCCGAAAACCCGATGGTCGGCGGTGCCGCCATGTATGCCCAGAAGAACATCGTCGAGAACGCCGTCAATTCGAAGGACCACACGACGCTCGTCGCCGCGGTCAAGGCGGCCGGCCTGGTCGACACGCTGCAGGGCGCCGGCCCGTTCACCGTCTTCGCGCCGACCAACGAGGCCTTCGCGGCACTGCCGGCCGGCACGGTCGACACGCTGCTCAAGCCTGAGAACAAGGACAAGCTGACCAAGATCCTGACCTGCCATGTCATCGGCGCCAAGGCGATGGCGGCGGACGTGGCTTCGATGGCCAAGGCCGACGGCGGTACGCACAAGGTCAAGACCGTCGGCGGCTGCGAGCTGTCGCTCAAGGCCGAGGGCGGCAAGGTCACCGTCACCGACGAGAACGGCAATGTCGCCAATGTGACGATCGCCGATGTCGAGCAGTCCAACGGCGTCATCCACGTCATCGACAAGGTTCTGCTCCCGAAGATGTGA